The Epinephelus lanceolatus isolate andai-2023 chromosome 10, ASM4190304v1, whole genome shotgun sequence genomic sequence AGTACTAACTTGAGCTAGATTAGACTGAACGACAACATGAGGCTAATTCAAACAGAGATGGGAGGCATAAATGGGAAATAGATCGACCCTACCAAGTAGTATTTTCTGCTTTTGGGTGTGTACTCTGGGTCCCAGTCCTCATTTTTTgggtgcactgccatgtttgCCATGTTGTTACTTTGTGAGCAGTTTCCCTGATAATTGCCTCTGTTCCAGCCCCTTCCCCGAATTCGGACTTGCTGTAATTAGACATaagacatgaaaaaaattaaagctgcaagcagcaatggACGGGCCCTTGCACCTTCTTCCTGTGTCCACACTAATCATATCTTGCTGTCCTTCATGTGGAAACCACACCATGTAAATTTAATGCCTAATGATCTCTGTCACATaaggctgacttcctgttgtcaGTGGGTGGCACTATCAGTCAAAATGGGCATGTCGATGTCTTCAGACCTGGACTCCTATCCAACATGTGAAACTGGGACAGGTTAGACTATGTAAAGTCACGTTACAACAGTTTTGTGTCATGGCGAAACATGCAAATTGCTCACCTCTTGATGTGttttcacaaaagcacaagagCTTCACAATTAATTTGGCATTATGAAGTTCTTAGGATTCTGCTGCCCAAATTTGAAATAGACCCACTGAATCCTCTTAGAGAAATCACATGACCTGAAATGACCGCCAAGCTATCAAGTATTTTAGCGAGTGTTACGCCATCCAAATTTGAATCAAATCTGATCAACTTTGTAGGACATGTTTGAAAAAGTTCGCAAAAATACAGGGAAAATGCAcataattcaaaatggccgacttctgGTTGGGCAGAGCTCATTAAACCTCATGAGAAATATGTCTGAAATGATGAGAATAATGTGCATACCAAATTTCGTGACTAATGGAGCAACTTAGACCTCCCACACTTTAGAGAACTTTAGAGAAGCCTGCTAAACACACATGAACCTAGTGACTGTATATTGTCACAATGTTCACagcttttgatgtgtgtgccaAGTTTTGTGCATTTTCAAGTATACCAAGGgtgtcaaaaatgtgttcaaaGGCTAAAAGTAATTATGAGCTCTATAGAGCTGACATGCCACACCCAAGCTCAATTGCGCCACCAAATCGTAATAATTTCTGGTCTGAACATGGCTGCAAAGTTTTGTGAGTTTTTATGCATCTTAAAGTCATTTAAAGTTTTCGTAAAATGAAAACTAATGCAACAGAatccaaaatggctgacttcctgttggttgaaatttttttcaaaaaaacttAACATGTTCTTAAAGATGAGAAAAAGGATCTGCTCCAATTTTGTTAACATTAAACGCACTTTTTTCTAACGTTGTTTGGGAACGCTATGGAACCTGCTAGCCTGAGACCAGTCACTGCAGAACATTGCAGTTTTCACCAGTTCTGGTCTGTGTACCAATTTTAATGAGTTTCTGAGTATTATAAGCCCCTTAAATATGAGATTGTGCAgcatataataatgataattcgTACGACCAATGGGCCCTGGCGCTTTCGGGCCCTAAAAAGCAGCGAAATCACTGACACACAACAAACTGTGAAATTCAATTGTACAGTGTAATTTGACAACAGTCATTGCTCCACACTATGCTCCCCTGTCAATCCAACATCATGTGTTAACTTACAAATCCTCCACGTGGCCTTCCTCTTTCAGGCGGTCCTGGCGACTCTCTCTGACCCAGTCGGGCCTTGTTAAAGCCTTTATCTTTGGGATCAGACTTGCCATGGGGCAAATCTTCTTTTTGGGACTTAGAGGACGAAGAAGACGAGGACGAACTTGAGCGAGAGCGCTTCTTCTTATGTTTCCTAAAAGGAGAAAGAGTATATGTAGAATCCATCATGGCCAGCTGTTAATCATGCAGGGGAAATGAACAACAGCATTAAACACATTTGTGGGTAGTTTGAAACAAGTACAGGGCAGTTGCACGTACTTTGATCTCTCACGGCATTTGGAGAACTTTTCCTCAGTTCTCTCTCTACTACAATCTGGGGAATCTCCCATGTCTCTTCCCCGATCTTGATCATATTCTCTGTCATGGGTGGAGTATTTTTTACGGCGCTCAATATCCAAACGAAGGTCCATTGGATCACCCTTCATTTTTTCCCCGCCGTCCTGAGCAAATCAAAAACAGAACACAGCGTCGTGGACAGACTTTGGATTAGCATGAAGATGCTATCAGTCTGCTTTCAGCCAAGCTGATCTTAAAACTAAACAGCGAGGTCCATGGGTAAAAAAGGTGTGGGGGGGGCCCGGGTAACAGCCAGCTGGCATGAATAAAACCAAGCCATTCTGGAGTGAATTTTCCAGTGCACTTAAAGGGCCAAACCAgtagttttgcatgttttaggATTAACTTCAAATGTGAACCATTCTCCAAAGCATATGTTTTTAGATGCCTTCAAAGCAGCTAttgaaacatgttaaaaaaaaacatcaacttgAAAAGACTTAAAATTTGTTTCAGATAGGCAATCCATCACCGTCAGTATTACGTTAGCTGTATTTTGTGTAATTTCATGGTCAGCGGTCAGAAGGCTGCATTTTGAAAACCTCCTCACAGGTGCGTTCAAATGCTTGTGGGAAAGTCCAGCATTCCAGGGCTTCAAGAATCTGCTGCACCACAGCAACAAACAGCACCAGCATATTTCACATTGGCTTCCATATGTCACATGACGTCCAGCAGCCAATTCCCACATTTCAAACATCAGAGCCTCAGAGACGTGGTGCTTTCAGGCTCTTAAAGTGTTTTCAAAACAATCCCTAAATGTGCACAGTGATGTATTTCCTATGTCAAACAAGTTTCAAGTCACTCTAAGCTGATTATCATATTGTCTGAAATCTGTGAGGTATGCTTGGGCGAATAGTTGCTGGTACTTACTATACAGTAAACAATTCATAGTTGTGGAGCTACTGGCAAAACGACTAGTATGGTTCTTTAACAGTAGTGAAGAAAGAGAAGATAGGACTGTTCATGCTAATTTACTCAGTTTGATGTACTTAAGTAGTATTTGCGCCTCATTTTTTACAAATGCTTGACCATATGTGTCCATGCGCATCAATAAAGAAACACTATGAGGGTTTACTAAGAAAGTTAAGCACATAAATATAAGCACAAGTGCATAAAGTGCTTGCTGTTGGTTATTTCCGTTCCTTATTTTTGTAAAGAATACTTACGAAGACATTTGCTTAGAGTCCCTTGAACAGCTTTGGCACAGTGGCTTCCATTTCTGAACTTATATGATTCATTAGCCTTGGTCAGGCTTGTGCCCACAGTCTAAGCAATTCACCATGTGTGAAGGCGATatataacaaacaacaaagtcaaagtgccttattttgcattttcatttcttAGACTGTGCATCTCCCTTCAAGGAAAGCCAAAGGCTTCCAGAGAGTGCAGTGTAAAGGCATCTGGCTTGCTCACTCgtctgctgttgtttgtttttccaacaTACTTCATACTGCAAAATGTTCAGTCACCTTGTAAGTGCCATCCTCTGAGCTTTTCATCGCCTCAAAAAGTTGAGAGTGTTTCTTAAAAGCTCTTGGTGAAACATCAATTCGCCTGTGAGAGAATCACAGTTAAGACAAGATGATTAAATGCAGAGTACAGCAACAACCACAGTTACAGGTGCCACAACGACAAACTGTGAGCTACATTGAGCTGCGAGCAcgacacaacacagacaaaagaaaagaaaaaaatggtggGAAATTAAAACTGACCTCCACCGAGCATGAGAACAAATAAGCCAAGATAGTCTGTTGTTGATTTTCAGGTAGGAAAGGTGAGAAAAATACCTGAAAGCTGTTAAAAGAGGAGGTGAAGCCACAGCACACTGAAGGTGAGAGGGTCACTCAATAGGCGACTCTACCTGTGTATCTCTGGGCTTTTTCTTGGCTTCATCATTTCCTTCTCAGCAGCTCGTCTTTGGTACATGGTGAATCGCTCGTTTAGAGTCATTCCACAGGACGGAAAGTGCTGAGCTGTGCAGGGAAACAGGAAAAATAGCTGTTCAAGTTGTTAGTGCTTCTGGTGTCTTGTCATTTTTCCATCCCACTCTGATGCTGCATTGAACTGAATATTCCCATGTGTCATAttcctgtattttatatagGAGGTAAAACATGAGTGAGTCCTCGCTTGTTTTACAGTCGCctcaaaaacatgatgtttttgcaGAGAAACTGCAGCTTCTTTGCATATGATGTCACACATTGGTGCACtgtccagatggagggcaggcaactggaggcaaagactgACAACACCTCACTAATGTCTATGATTTGTCCTGTTTACAGATGTTCCAACTTCCACTTTAAGTCCTAAAAAAAAGGGATAGTACGGAAAGGGGAgatgtgaaaaagaaaaaactccaGAAGATGTGGATCAAAAACCTCTTCAGTCTGTGGGAGCAAAATTGGCTAAAgtcaaacattaacattaatgcCAGGTACACACTACACCATATCAGTCCGATTGTAGATCGACGCAGTGTCGTACAGTGTCGGCATGGATCGTGAACGGCAATGagataatccatcgtttcatctctTGTACTGTGTCATAGTAAACGACAATCGACGCTGTGCCTGGGACGCCTCACGACTTCCTGACAAAAAGTccagcatgtttgattttctttttgtcgttcacgacttctcccgtcacagctgtcactttgaccaatagaaacacagagcgatctgctgccgtagacaactgtatgtaAACAAACCCCAGGCTTTTAGaaatttcctctagggatgttaccacacagagtaaaagggggaaatgatggtgtgaaacagcagaggcactttgtcaacctgctgagtacttccattagcatcaagctagcaaaaaATGATACTTCTCTAGAATGGAGAtggacataaagtaagaaaattaaaaaaaatagtggcggggcttttacttaccacaactgcagaggctaccagcttcatgtgaaacagactacattagaaACGGGCCGTTATTTatcattccctctgtatttttatatttttactttttatccattcctgtttcctgtttgataaagttaatgcattgcgccgtcatttcaaactcaacacttgtatctgtttaaaattaaaagcccattataactgtggttgagagaatcccttcatttattgaacaggcttttattgtgaaacatttgcaggaacttgttgtggaggattcagtgatgTGCATAGTTTGCAtgcggtacttcaaatgtagctcctgacatctggtggcacttttttATATTACTATACAATCACAGTTCGGCTGGAACatgaacagccacagtgactgaaataatagtaacaataaaaataggacaagaataatgTGATGACGTCACGCATGTGAAAGACGACCAGCGATGATTGGTTGTGGACCAATGGTGTAGTCTTTCATGTCAGTCAGCCGTGTCACAGCAAGATTTTAGGTCTCCATAGTCGCCTAATTTGACATAGTGACTGTtagaacagacaaaaatgtcatgtagtgtgaacccgGCATAATGCGCGTTAAACATCCAACATGCAAGAGTTGGATGCAATTACAGTGTGCTGTGACAGCTTCTTTCACCAGACCTCTGAGAACGGTTGACCTAGTAGGTAGAAAATGGTAGCTGAAGTTAGCTAACCTTAGCTCGTAACATCAGCCAGCGGTGCATCCATGTAAAGActtgaaaataaaagacaattaTACTCAAGCACACTCACATGACCAaaaaaaaccattaaaaaaaaataagatggcAGTTGTTTCAGTTGTCACACAAAATACTCAAAGTCCACCAGACTCTTGAACGCTTTCATTGGCTCACCGTAAAACATAAGTATTGTTTGGAGGTCTGAAAGACGTGGTCATTTGTAATGACGATCATGTCCACACTGTGCCAATTGGTGCATTACTGggaaaaatcacttttcttcaGTTTGTATAGATTACATTCAACATGAGTTTCAGTTTTCTGATGAtacctgctgcctgcaggttcATCCAACACCACAGTATGTGGCTTTATCAAGCCTACTACCTTCCCTCAATCTGAACTTCACACGTCACAATAATCATGTGATTGTAAACAAGCTGTTACTAGATCACTCCACTCTGCTGTTAATAATGTGAGGACAGCAAAGAGGTGCAGACTCACCTTTAATGTGGTGAACGATGGTGACAATATGCTGAGCAAACAGCTCAGAGGGACTCCTCTGTATCTGAGCAGCCTTAACATGATCAAAGATAGAGCGGAACTCCTGATCCTTTTTAGAGGCCTGCACAAGATCCTGAGACAACTGTCGCTCCTCGGCTAAAATATCagagctgaaaatgacaaaaacaaaatctttagtctgttgctttctttttaaattgaaaaaggaTAAAAGCAAAAGACATATTCTTTaatcacaggaaacaaacattcaaacaaGGAAACTGTTGCAGAAACACATAATATATGTTAGCTACTACTGCAAAGTCTCCAGCTGGATGTACAGATATGACTCCTTGCTAAATGAGGAAAGACCCAGTTTGGGACCAGAAATTGTTATATGATGCTCACCTTATCAGGCTATCTCCGAGGAAATCCATTCTGACATTTAATTTAGTTTCCTGTTTTCTTGAGGACATGAAAGGCGAGTCCTCTCCCCTGAGCTCTCTGTCAGAGTTCCTTCTTGGTGGTGGTGTAGCAGATGGGATGGAAGGAGATTTTGCAATCTTCCTGGCTTTACCACCCATGTCTGGAGACAGTTCCTCACATTTTCCTGCTAACTCCCTCTTGGCGAGGGCAGCAGCAATGGCCGCTGCTTTATCCTGCTTACGACTGAGATACATGTCCTCTGCCATGGCGTCAAGGTCACAGTTAGCTACCTGGGAGTAAGACACATTCTGCCATTTGCCAAAGCGTTCATCAAACAGTTCCCGGGCTGAGttagtgaccttgatctttggcTTAAAGGACTCGTCTCCATTGTGCCAGTCTTTGTGAAGTGACTTTGACTGAGGCTTGATTaccatctcctcctcttcctccccgtCAGCAGACAGAAAAGGGGACGCTTTCAAAAAGCTGTTCAGAGACACTTCACCATCAATGTCCTCTTTGTGCTTTCTTGACACCGAGTCAGAGTGATTCACTGGTGCTTTGCCATTCACTTTTCCTTGTTCCATATCCACATCATTGGCTTCTGTGTTCTTGCCATTTTCCAAAGCTTtagcttttttattttgctgctcCTCCAAAAACCTAAACAATGACAAGAGATAAAGAGCTGCATCTAACTGGGCATGCAACTTGTGAGACAACTGCGGTAATGAAGCCAACAGACTATCTGACAAGATGTCATATTAGAGCCTCGACAAATAAAATTttctaaaacagaaaaaacaattgTGTCAGATTAGTATTTCATCTATAAAACCAAATTAGACATAAAAGCATAAGGAATTTCAAT encodes the following:
- the thrap3a gene encoding thyroid hormone receptor-associated protein 3 isoform X1 codes for the protein MSRSTKSASRSRSRSRSRSRSRSTSRSRSRSRSRSRKRHYRSRSRSRSRSRSPPHNREKKYPRGYQQNNREFRGWHRGFRRPYNFRGRGRGYFPRGRFQRGGGGGGYQNNNNNNNFRPNWKNYKQYPQKQQQQQNYSRGRSHNVQQRSGSPPCGHAHHSDRSSSPLSRHSQHSSSSSHSSSPKCTPALLLTNQNSKDVKEELSASKEVQKGGGGGGGGGGGGDGEAVELVGVLAGDAKEATSSGKIEGNWQGLTDCSSSPKRASPLASSAVIVNQNSQTTNQSKESPKITNDISNGAPSWKTVSSSSTTKKSSHEGLNPMLSSFDFFSNEEYLDGDKTAISIAFRQFLEEQQNKKAKALENGKNTEANDVDMEQGKVNGKAPVNHSDSVSRKHKEDIDGEVSLNSFLKASPFLSADGEEEEEMVIKPQSKSLHKDWHNGDESFKPKIKVTNSARELFDERFGKWQNVSYSQVANCDLDAMAEDMYLSRKQDKAAAIAAALAKRELAGKCEELSPDMGGKARKIAKSPSIPSATPPPRRNSDRELRGEDSPFMSSRKQETKLNVRMDFLGDSLISSDILAEERQLSQDLVQASKKDQEFRSIFDHVKAAQIQRSPSELFAQHIVTIVHHIKAQHFPSCGMTLNERFTMYQRRAAEKEMMKPRKSPEIHRRIDVSPRAFKKHSQLFEAMKSSEDGTYKDGGEKMKGDPMDLRLDIERRKKYSTHDREYDQDRGRDMGDSPDCSRERTEEKFSKCRERSKKHKKKRSRSSSSSSSSSSKSQKEDLPHGKSDPKDKGFNKARLGQRESPGPPERGRPRGGFQVRIRGRGWNRGNYQGNCSQSNNMANMAVHPKNEDWDPEYTPKSRKYYLHDDREREAEHKWVDNRGRGRGGFLRGRARFMIRKATGCPNTNSPKWAHDKFQINGEQGDAREEETEQDHKDGEMDGENT
- the thrap3a gene encoding thyroid hormone receptor-associated protein 3 isoform X2 — encoded protein: MQKHTSSRSRSRSRSRSPPHNREKKYPRGYQQNNREFRGWHRGFRRPYNFRGRGRGYFPRGRFQRGGGGGGYQNNNNNNNFRPNWKNYKQYPQKQQQQQNYSRGRSHNVQQRSGSPPCGHAHHSDRSSSPLSRHSQHSSSSSHSSSPKCTPALLLTNQNSKDVKEELSASKEVQKGGGGGGGGGGGGDGEAVELVGVLAGDAKEATSSGKIEGNWQGLTDCSSSPKRASPLASSAVIVNQNSQTTNQSKESPKITNDISNGAPSWKTVSSSSTTKKSSHEGLNPMLSSFDFFSNEEYLDGDKTAISIAFRQFLEEQQNKKAKALENGKNTEANDVDMEQGKVNGKAPVNHSDSVSRKHKEDIDGEVSLNSFLKASPFLSADGEEEEEMVIKPQSKSLHKDWHNGDESFKPKIKVTNSARELFDERFGKWQNVSYSQVANCDLDAMAEDMYLSRKQDKAAAIAAALAKRELAGKCEELSPDMGGKARKIAKSPSIPSATPPPRRNSDRELRGEDSPFMSSRKQETKLNVRMDFLGDSLISSDILAEERQLSQDLVQASKKDQEFRSIFDHVKAAQIQRSPSELFAQHIVTIVHHIKAQHFPSCGMTLNERFTMYQRRAAEKEMMKPRKSPEIHRRIDVSPRAFKKHSQLFEAMKSSEDGTYKDGGEKMKGDPMDLRLDIERRKKYSTHDREYDQDRGRDMGDSPDCSRERTEEKFSKCRERSKKHKKKRSRSSSSSSSSSSKSQKEDLPHGKSDPKDKGFNKARLGQRESPGPPERGRPRGGFQVRIRGRGWNRGNYQGNCSQSNNMANMAVHPKNEDWDPEYTPKSRKYYLHDDREREAEHKWVDNRGRGRGGFLRGRARFMIRKATGCPNTNSPKWAHDKFQINGEQGDAREEETEQDHKDGEMDGENT
- the thrap3a gene encoding thyroid hormone receptor-associated protein 3 isoform X3 → MSRSTKSASRSRSRSRSRSRSRSTSRSRSRSRSRSRKRHYRSRSRSRSRSRSPPHNREKKYPRGYQQNNREFRGWHRGFRRPYNFRGRGRGYFPRGRFQRGGGGGGYQNNNNNNNFRPNWKNYKQYPQKQQQQQNYSRGRSHNVQQRSGSPPCGHAHHSDRSSSPLSRHSQHSSSSSHSSSPKCTPALLLTNQNSKDVKEELSASKEVQKGGGGGGGGGGGGDGEAVELVGVLAGDAKEATSSGKIEGNWQGLTDCSSSPKRASPLASSAVIVNQNSQTTNQSKESPKITNDISNGAPSWKTVSSSSTTKKSSHEGLNPMLSSFDFFSNEEYLDGDKTAISIAFRQFLEEQQNKKAKALENGKNTEANDVDMEQGKVNGKAPVNHSDSVSRKHKEDIDGEVSLNSFLKASPFLSADGEEEEEMVIKPQSKSLHKDWHNGDESFKPKIKVTNSARELFDERFGKWQNVSYSQVANCDLDAMAEDMYLSRKQDKAAAIAAALAKRELAGKCEELSPDMGGKARKIAKSPSIPSATPPPRRNSDRELRGEDSPFMSSRKQETKLNVRMDFLGDSLISSDILAEERQLSQDLVQASKKDQEFRSIFDHVKAAQIQRSPSELFAQHIVTIVHHIKAQHFPSCGMTLNERFTMYQRRAAEKEMMKPRKSPEIHRRIDVSPRAFKKHSQLFEAMKSSEDGTYKDGGEKMKGDPMDLRLDIERRKKYSTHDREYDQDRGRDMGDSPDCSRERTEEKFSKCRERSKKHKKKRSRSSSSSSSSSSKSQKEDLPHGKSDPKDKGFNKARLGQRESPGPPERGRPRGGFHDDREREAEHKWVDNRGRGRGGFLRGRARFMIRKATGCPNTNSPKWAHDKFQINGEQGDAREEETEQDHKDGEMDGENT